The segment TAACCATGTACACTTCCCAATTTTCTCCCCGTGCACCGGAAAATTTCATACGGAGCGCGACAACGCGGCATGTGCTGGGTATTTTTGTTGGTGGGTTTATCTTTAATATGCTGTCTTTGCTATACTTGCAGGAAGATGTATTTGATCATGAAGTTCTCTCGACAACTGCTGGAATCCTCATCGTCTTTTTCTGCATCGCCACTTTTGCTTATTACATCCATTTTGTAGCTTCAAATGTACAAGTCAGCACGTTAATCAATAAATTGACGGCTGATGCAAAACAAGTTATTGCACAGTATATAAGGCTTTATGAAAAGAAATACGTATCGCTGGAAAACTGGGCACCCCGGGAACCGAAAGAAACGGTTTCTGCCGCAAGGGCCGGATATGTTCAATTTATCGACCTTTCAAGTCTGGTCGAACTGGCAAGAGAAAATGACTGTGCAATTGAAGTGGCCATAAAAATAGGTGATTATGTCTACGAAGGAAAACCGCTTTTTTATCTTTATTCCGATAAGAAAAAAGAGCTCCCTTTAAATCAATATATAACGATTGGAGATGAAAGGACAGCGGAACAGGATCTTGGCTATGCGATCCAAAAAATTGTTGAAGTAGCTATACGAGCTACTTCTCCAGGGCGGCAAGACCCGAATACCGCAAAAGATATCTTGATCCGCCTCGGGCATTTGCTGGGGAATATGAGCCATTTGAAGACAGATGGTCTGGTATTGACCGATGAAGCAGGCAACAACCGGCTCCTTTACCAGTTTGAATCCTACAGCGATATTCTTTATAAGACTTTCTATCAAATATCCTATCACAGTAAAAAAGATGTTTCTGTCCATTCTTCCATGACAGATGCTTTGATTGTTACAGCGGCGCTGGCTCCAGCTTTAAGATATGATACCATCTGGAAAATCCAGCTTTATCTGTTGGAAGCTATAGATGATGGGGAATTGAAAACCTTAGACCGTGATTTTCTTCAAAAGAAAGTCAATGAACTAGCGAGAATTACAGGTCAGCATTCTGTAACCTTAAAAGCTAATGGCTAAGCAGAAAAAAGTTTGAAAAGTCAATGTTTTTTTAGGGAAAATGATTAAAAAATTAATGAACGGGGAAAAAATTAGTAACAATAAGTAAAGGAGGAAAGAAAAATGAATCACGTGAAAGCATTGGTTATGAAGTTCGTCATGATTGCAGCAGTCTTACTAATTATTCTTACTTTGATGTTTAATGTGCCTTTTGCTGATACGTTATGGATTAGTCTAGTGTTGACATTAGTCGCATATGTGATGGGCGATTTAATGATTTTCCGTAAAGCCGGAAATCGCTCAGATCAAACTAAACGAAATGCAATTGCTACCGTATCGGATATTGTGGTTGCGTTTTTGGTTATTTGGCTGATGGCAGATGCACTTGTTGGCAATAATATAGAAATTATTACGCCAGCAATCATTTCCGCTCTGGTAATCGGCGGCGGGGAATGGTTCTTCCACAAATACCTCGACCGCAGTGTCTTCACTGAAAAACACGACAACACGAGACCAGCAGCACGATAGATAAGAAAAAGACTCCTGAAAAGGAGTCTTTTTTGTTGCTTCTATTCTTCTAAATTAATCCGTTCGTGGCTTCCGCCAGCCTCTTTAATGTTGCTGATCAGTGTGCCACTCATTTCATAAATCTTGCCTGATGACATTTCAATAATATCGCCATTTTTAAAATACAAAGCGATGGATTGTACCGAGCGGGTATTGTCTTGAGTTCCAATCCGTTCTTCGATTTTCTCGAAATCCTCCCATTGATAACTTTGCGAAGAAATAGAGAAAGGGCCGTTATAAGTAAATCCATCCGGAGTCACATAATAATAATCACTGAGCGACAGCAAAACCCCTAATATACCTACTGCAAACAAAAGGCCCGCAGCCAAATACCTCTTCATGCGGTTTTCAAGCAGTGCCAGTGCGAAAAAACCTGCGGCAATCAAGGCAAGGCCAAGTCCTCCAGTAATTAGCGAGACAAAAGAAGTTCCGACTGCTGTTGCAGCAGGAGTGATAAAGATTACTTTCACTGGATAGAAAACAGCAACGGGTGCCACTGCCGAAGAAATCAATAAAATAATAGCGAACGCGATGTAGACAATTCTTTTTTGATCGGCAAAGTCATACATAAGCCATATCTCCTCATTCGGACCATTCTGGATTGTCGTAATCCGGTTCTATATGTACGAGTATGACGCAATTCGGTTTCACTTTTTGAATTTTCCTCTCAATTTCTTCTGTTATCCAATGGCTTTCTATTACATTCAACGAAGGGTTTACAGCAATAGTTAAATCGATGAACATCACATTGCCGTGATTGCGGCCTTTGAAGTCCCGCAAAATGCTGACTCCCGGCACTTTTCTGACCAACACCGACATCGTTTCTACTTCATCTTCATTAAAGCCATCTGTTAAGGTCAAAACAGATTCTTTAAAAATATCCAAAGCTGTTTTGAGAATGATTAAACCGACGATAAATGCAGTGATGATATCAAGTATCGGAGCGCCAAAAACGGCTCCAACGATTCCAATGCCCGCACCGATACTGACAAGCGCATCGGAACGGTTGTCATAAGCCGCAGCTCTGACAGCAGAACTTTTGATTTGCCGGCTAAGCTTCAGGTTATAGCGGTACACCACATACATGACCAAAGCACTGAAAAAAGCGATAACTGCTGTATACAGCGATGGAGCAGCTTCAGCCGGATCGAAAAAGTTGCGGATGGCCCCGAAGAGCACTTGCAGCCCAATAACCGCCATAATAAACGAAGCGAGCAAAGATGCGATGGTTTCTGCCCGCAAATGGCCGTAATGATGATTTTCATCCGGTGGCTTCTGC is part of the Planococcus shenhongbingii genome and harbors:
- a CDS encoding DUF2254 domain-containing protein, which gives rise to MKPISYTLKERIWITPAVYSIVAILLSLAAFYTDLYLVERFIDHIPSIFLTKVAEGQTILGILTAAMLTMTTFTFSTVLVVLTMYTSQFSPRAPENFIRSATTRHVLGIFVGGFIFNMLSLLYLQEDVFDHEVLSTTAGILIVFFCIATFAYYIHFVASNVQVSTLINKLTADAKQVIAQYIRLYEKKYVSLENWAPREPKETVSAARAGYVQFIDLSSLVELARENDCAIEVAIKIGDYVYEGKPLFYLYSDKKKELPLNQYITIGDERTAEQDLGYAIQKIVEVAIRATSPGRQDPNTAKDILIRLGHLLGNMSHLKTDGLVLTDEAGNNRLLYQFESYSDILYKTFYQISYHSKKDVSVHSSMTDALIVTAALAPALRYDTIWKIQLYLLEAIDDGELKTLDRDFLQKKVNELARITGQHSVTLKANG
- a CDS encoding YndM family protein — its product is MNHVKALVMKFVMIAAVLLIILTLMFNVPFADTLWISLVLTLVAYVMGDLMIFRKAGNRSDQTKRNAIATVSDIVVAFLVIWLMADALVGNNIEIITPAIISALVIGGGEWFFHKYLDRSVFTEKHDNTRPAAR
- a CDS encoding cation diffusion facilitator family transporter, giving the protein MELYTNLRKGEKGAWISIGAYVFLSAIKLSFGFAGSSEALKADGLNNLTDIIASVAVLVGLRISQKPPDENHHYGHLRAETIASLLASFIMAVIGLQVLFGAIRNFFDPAEAAPSLYTAVIAFFSALVMYVVYRYNLKLSRQIKSSAVRAAAYDNRSDALVSIGAGIGIVGAVFGAPILDIITAFIVGLIILKTALDIFKESVLTLTDGFNEDEVETMSVLVRKVPGVSILRDFKGRNHGNVMFIDLTIAVNPSLNVIESHWITEEIERKIQKVKPNCVILVHIEPDYDNPEWSE